Genomic window (Mycolicibacterium smegmatis):
GCATCGGATCGACCACGACGGCGAGCGGTTCCGGGTACGGGGGCCGCTGAACTCGCCGCGCTCGGTGCAGGGGAGACCGTTGCTGGTACAGGCCGGATCGTCGGAGACCGGAAAGGATTTCGCGGCCCGGTACGCCGAGGCGATCTTCACCGCGCAGCGCAGCCTCGACGAGGGCAAGGCGTTCTACCGCGACGTGAAGGCCCGCGCCGTGAAGTTCGGCCGCAGCCCGGACGACGTGAAGATCCTGCCGGGGGTTGTCGTGTACCTCGGCGAGACCGAGCGGGTCGCACAGGAACTCGAGCAGGAGTTCACCGATCTCATCTCGCCGGAGTACTCGCTACGCCAACTGTCACAGATGCTCGGGGTGGACCTGACCGCGCATTCGCTCGACGCGCCGCTGCCTCCGTTGCCGCCGATCGAGCAGATCCAGGGCAACAAGAGCCGCTACCAACTGGTGAAGGACCTCGCAGCCGGCGAGTCGCTGACCGTGCGGCAGTTGATCGCGAAACTCGGTGGCGGGCGCGGACACCGCACCTGCGCGGGCACACCCGAGCAGGTCGCCGACAACCTCGAGGAGTGGTTCACCGAGGGCGCGGCGGACGGCTTCAACGTCATGCCGCCGTACCTGCCGGGCGGGTTGGAGGACTTCATCGAGCACGTCGTGCCGATCCTGCAGCGCCGCGGGCTGTTCCGTACCGAGTACACCGCCACGACGCTGCGCGGGCATTACGGCCTGGCGTATCAGCCCAGCCGGCATTCCCGCACCGCCGCCGAATCCACCGCGTGAGCGGGCCCGTCACCGCAGGCGCACTTCGTTCCTTGGCCGCCACGGTCAAACATCCCGTCGGCCGTCTTCGGGATCGGGCAGGGCGCAGGCGCACCCGTCGTCGCGCTCATCGCGCGTGACCTCGGCGCGTCGGTCGGCACGGCAGGGGCGCTCGTCGAACTCGGCGCCGTCCTCGGCGACCTGCCCGCCGGGCGGGTGGTGGCCCGCTTCGGTGAGCGGCGGTCGATCATCGTCGGCTCGAGCATCGGCGCCGTCGGGGTGCTCATGTGCCTCGCGGCGCCGAATCCACTCGTGCTGGCGATCGGTGTGGCGCTCACCGGTCTGGCCAGCGCGGTGTGGGGCCTGGCCCGGCAGAGCTATCTGGCCGAGGTGGTGCCGCTGCCCATGCGGGCACGGGCCATGGCGATGTTCGCGCTGACGTGGCGGCTGGGCTACTTCGTCGGGCCGTTCCTCGGGGCTCTCGTGATCCTCGCCGCGGGCACCCGCGGCGGCTTCGCCGTCCAGTTCGTCGGCATCGTGCTCGCGGGCTACCTCATGGCGCGCATGGACGATCCGCCGCGCCCGCCGGATGCCGAAACCGGGCGGCGTGCCGCTTTCGCGCATTCTGCGGCGGCACCGCCCGTTGCTGTACACCCTCGGCACCGGTGCGTCGTTG
Coding sequences:
- a CDS encoding LLM class flavin-dependent oxidoreductase gives rise to the protein MTAQPRQLHLNAFLMGVGHHEAAWRHPRTDARNLTDVKHFQRLAQLAERGRLDSVFFADTLAVGPRVKHNSQTIFEPITLLTAMSVVTEHIGLIATASTGYNAPYTLARAFASLDHISGGRAGWNIVTSAGEDEAANFGYHGIPDHAGRYARAAEFLDVTTALWDSWEDDALVLDEHSGIFADPTKVHRIDHDGERFRVRGPLNSPRSVQGRPLLVQAGSSETGKDFAARYAEAIFTAQRSLDEGKAFYRDVKARAVKFGRSPDDVKILPGVVVYLGETERVAQELEQEFTDLISPEYSLRQLSQMLGVDLTAHSLDAPLPPLPPIEQIQGNKSRYQLVKDLAAGESLTVRQLIAKLGGGRGHRTCAGTPEQVADNLEEWFTEGAADGFNVMPPYLPGGLEDFIEHVVPILQRRGLFRTEYTATTLRGHYGLAYQPSRHSRTAAESTA
- a CDS encoding MFS transporter, which produces MARDLGASVGTAGALVELGAVLGDLPAGRVVARFGERRSIIVGSSIGAVGVLMCLAAPNPLVLAIGVALTGLASAVWGLARQSYLAEVVPLPMRARAMAMFALTWRLGYFVGPFLGALVILAAGTRGGFAVQFVGIVLAGYLMARMDDPPRPPDAETGRRAAFAHSAAAPPVAVHPRHRCVVDGRGPRFA